The following proteins come from a genomic window of bacterium:
- a CDS encoding PIN domain protein: protein MRIYLDNCCNRPFDDQSQIRIRLESEAKLKIQEEIRSGHFQLAWSYILDYENGKNPYQERKDRINGWRKYALVDIQESPELIGTANFLKKKGLQKIDCLHVSCAIIAKCDYFLTTDDKILRCAMHIDDIRVNDPIGFIKEALS, encoded by the coding sequence ATGAGAATCTATCTTGATAATTGCTGCAATCGGCCATTTGACGATCAGTCTCAAATCAGAATACGGCTTGAGTCAGAGGCAAAATTGAAGATTCAGGAAGAAATCCGTTCAGGGCATTTCCAGTTGGCTTGGTCATACATTCTGGATTACGAGAATGGGAAGAATCCATATCAGGAGCGGAAAGATCGGATTAATGGCTGGAGGAAATACGCCCTTGTGGATATTCAAGAAAGCCCGGAATTGATTGGAACCGCTAATTTCCTGAAAAAGAAAGGGCTTCAAAAGATTGATTGTTTACATGTCTCTTGTGCCATTATCGCCAAATGCGATTATTTCCTGACCACTGATGATAAGATCTTGCGCTGTGCAATGCATATAGATGATATTAGAGTCAATGATCCGATCGGCTTCATAAAGGAGGCTTTATCATGA
- a CDS encoding beta-ketoacyl-ACP synthase III: MEVYITDLAAFLPNEPVTNDEIESIMGRASGISSRIRRTVLRNNGIKTRYYAIDRRSGEITHTNAQMTAEAVRRLRPSAHFSLHDIECLCCGTSTPDQLMPGHASMVHGELGNPPCEVVSTSGICISGMTAMKFGFASIAAGMSRNAVTTGSEAASTLFRMQRHPNPGTTSPETTPEDSPILGFNAEFLKWMLSDGAGAAFLESRPADNRLSLRIDWIEQVSFANELETCMYAGAVKHENGILQGWRGFDSLQEAMDNNCFAIHQDVKLLNREIVKTAVDRTVPIIIRKHNLSASDVDWFLPHYSSEFFKNDFYLRLKSIGFEIPLEKWFTNLHTKGNTGAASIYIILDELFHSQKIQKGQKLLCFIPESGRFSICYMLLTAV; this comes from the coding sequence ATGGAAGTTTACATAACTGATCTTGCTGCTTTTCTGCCGAACGAGCCTGTTACCAATGATGAGATAGAGTCGATTATGGGAAGGGCTTCAGGTATCTCGTCTCGCATACGGCGTACCGTTCTTCGCAACAACGGTATAAAAACCCGCTACTATGCCATTGACCGCCGATCGGGAGAGATCACGCATACCAATGCACAAATGACAGCCGAAGCAGTGCGAAGGCTCAGGCCCTCCGCTCACTTTTCCCTGCATGACATCGAGTGCTTATGCTGCGGCACCTCCACTCCTGACCAACTCATGCCGGGACATGCCTCCATGGTTCATGGAGAATTAGGGAATCCCCCCTGTGAAGTGGTCAGCACTTCGGGTATCTGCATTTCCGGTATGACAGCCATGAAATTCGGCTTTGCCAGCATAGCTGCCGGGATGAGCAGAAATGCCGTGACCACAGGCTCGGAAGCAGCCTCCACCCTTTTTCGCATGCAGCGGCACCCAAACCCCGGCACCACCAGCCCGGAAACCACCCCGGAAGACAGCCCTATCCTCGGCTTCAACGCAGAGTTTTTAAAATGGATGCTCTCCGATGGGGCCGGGGCAGCGTTCCTGGAGTCCAGACCGGCAGATAACCGGCTATCGCTGCGCATTGACTGGATCGAGCAGGTATCATTTGCCAATGAGCTGGAGACCTGTATGTATGCCGGTGCCGTAAAACATGAAAATGGTATACTCCAAGGCTGGCGAGGATTCGATTCCCTGCAGGAAGCGATGGATAATAACTGTTTTGCCATTCATCAGGATGTAAAGCTTTTAAACCGGGAAATCGTCAAGACAGCAGTGGATCGTACCGTGCCCATCATCATCCGGAAACATAATCTTTCCGCATCGGATGTAGACTGGTTCCTGCCTCACTATTCATCTGAGTTCTTCAAGAACGACTTTTACCTTCGGCTGAAGAGTATCGGCTTTGAAATCCCCCTGGAGAAATGGTTCACCAACCTTCACACCAAGGGGAATACCGGGGCTGCCTCCATCTACATTATTCTCGATGAGCTTTTCCATTCACAAAAAATACAAAAAGGTCAGAAGCTCCTGTGCTTCATACCCGAAAGCGGACGATTTTCTATTTGTTATATGCTCTTAACCGCTGTATGA
- a CDS encoding radical SAM protein: protein MKILLVNPPNCGRSAPQEKFGFPATQRIFRGEPLALEALAGNLDEHETQILDLKVQGESLADTMLDFNPDLVGFTSLTCEARTVLRLCREIRELKKDTTLVVGGVHASNDPGFFNHPAVDYIVMGLGKASFRELVAAVEKGDYPADIAGVAKTNPSGRLSWIPRDFRKEDIVESRAPRYDLVDRYRDQYLVPFPRLQMGFVATAFGCPNSCSFCSIANLTGKRYLTCSPDCVIRDIKLLGTTPVIRLVDANTFGDVKRAHELGHALLEADLQKHFMIDACADTVVNHRELFHLWKNAGLRAVIVGFEEINNTLLAKWGKKNTADIVREAISILHDLEISIIGDFIISPDYNEKDFQTLARFIEENTIQLPVFTVLTPLPGTPLYQSMKDKIVIHDLDYYTLTNAVTPTRLPEKEFYQSLTELAMRFHSRATV from the coding sequence ATGAAAATTCTCCTCGTTAATCCGCCGAATTGCGGGCGGAGTGCTCCCCAGGAAAAATTTGGATTTCCGGCAACTCAGCGGATATTTCGCGGTGAGCCATTGGCTCTGGAAGCGCTGGCGGGAAATCTCGATGAACATGAGACTCAAATCCTCGACCTGAAAGTCCAGGGAGAGAGCCTGGCTGATACTATGCTTGATTTTAATCCCGATCTGGTCGGTTTTACCAGCCTGACCTGTGAGGCCAGGACCGTTCTGCGCCTTTGCCGGGAAATCAGGGAACTGAAAAAGGATACAACCCTTGTCGTCGGCGGTGTTCACGCCAGTAATGATCCCGGTTTCTTTAACCATCCGGCTGTTGATTATATTGTCATGGGGCTGGGAAAGGCCAGTTTTCGAGAGCTTGTTGCAGCCGTTGAAAAGGGGGATTACCCGGCCGACATAGCCGGGGTTGCCAAAACCAATCCATCAGGCAGGCTTTCCTGGATTCCCCGCGACTTTCGGAAAGAGGATATCGTGGAATCCCGTGCACCCCGCTATGACCTGGTTGACAGGTACCGTGACCAGTATCTGGTTCCTTTTCCCCGGCTGCAGATGGGCTTTGTGGCCACGGCTTTTGGCTGCCCGAATTCCTGCTCCTTCTGCTCCATTGCCAATCTGACAGGAAAACGGTATCTTACCTGTTCTCCCGATTGTGTAATCAGAGATATTAAGCTTCTCGGCACCACTCCGGTCATTCGCCTGGTCGATGCCAACACGTTTGGCGATGTGAAAAGGGCACACGAGCTTGGCCATGCTCTTCTTGAGGCCGACCTCCAGAAGCATTTCATGATCGATGCCTGTGCCGATACCGTGGTGAATCATCGGGAGCTTTTTCACCTCTGGAAAAATGCCGGTCTGCGCGCAGTTATCGTTGGTTTTGAGGAGATTAACAACACCCTTCTGGCAAAATGGGGCAAGAAAAATACCGCTGACATCGTCCGGGAAGCAATCAGCATACTCCATGACCTGGAAATATCCATAATCGGGGATTTTATTATCTCTCCGGACTATAATGAAAAAGACTTTCAGACCCTGGCCCGCTTTATCGAGGAAAATACCATTCAGCTCCCGGTATTTACCGTACTCACCCCGCTGCCGGGCACACCTTTATATCAATCCATGAAGGATAAAATCGTTATTCACGATTTAGACTACTATACTTTGACCAATGCAGTGACACCAACCAGACTTCCTGAGAAGGAATTTTATCAATCTTTGACTGAACTGGCCATGCGATTTCACTCCAGGGCAACGGTATGA
- a CDS encoding AvaI/BsoBI family type II restriction endonuclease, producing MGGEFTYFDSKSKTWLAPDNNEPDIEKQLKGLHWISNGRDRILIYNLTVPIVEKNVDLCLFDCLPDEMTFGRDANSAHCNPEKYLALGELKGGIDPAGADEHWKTANSALQRIRTAFSKRNCKPYTFFIGAAIESAMAKEIFDQLESHTLTNGANLTNEVQVVSLCNWLINI from the coding sequence CTGGGAGGGGAATTTACCTATTTTGATTCAAAAAGCAAAACTTGGCTAGCGCCTGATAATAATGAGCCAGATATAGAAAAACAGCTTAAGGGATTACATTGGATATCAAATGGGCGGGATCGTATCTTAATATATAACTTGACCGTGCCAATAGTTGAGAAAAATGTTGACCTGTGTCTTTTTGATTGTCTCCCAGATGAAATGACTTTCGGAAGAGATGCTAATTCGGCACACTGTAACCCAGAAAAATATCTTGCTCTCGGGGAATTAAAAGGTGGCATAGACCCGGCAGGCGCTGATGAACATTGGAAAACTGCAAATTCTGCTTTGCAAAGAATTAGAACTGCTTTTTCTAAAAGGAATTGTAAGCCGTATACTTTTTTTATTGGTGCAGCAATCGAAAGTGCGATGGCTAAAGAAATATTTGACCAATTAGAAAGTCATACTCTAACAAACGGTGCAAATTTAACCAATGAAGTCCAAGTCGTATCATTGTGTAATTGGTTAATTAATATTTGA